One segment of Actinomycetes bacterium DNA contains the following:
- a CDS encoding winged helix-turn-helix domain-containing protein: protein MSDQTPRRRSGAEGYGRPVSDPQALRALAHTGRYAILERLQTRGPATATECAEVAGLSPSACSYHLRLLARHGFVEEDTSDDARSDGRERVWRAATPGWFADPPADADPREMQAIDSTLTRVMMASSDRRVLDFVDRAAAEPEWREAALLSNSTIVATVEELADVSQALLGVLGPYFVSARSDPADRPEGARDVHVSIRMAPRPPDPGVTPAAGAAPEEA, encoded by the coding sequence ATGAGCGACCAGACTCCCCGGCGGCGGTCCGGGGCCGAGGGGTACGGCCGGCCGGTCTCGGACCCGCAGGCGCTGCGCGCCCTGGCCCACACCGGGCGTTACGCGATCCTGGAGCGGCTGCAGACCCGGGGCCCGGCCACCGCGACCGAGTGCGCCGAGGTGGCCGGCTTGTCGCCCAGCGCGTGCAGCTACCACCTACGGCTGCTGGCCCGGCACGGGTTCGTCGAGGAGGACACCTCCGACGACGCGCGCAGCGACGGCCGCGAGCGGGTCTGGCGGGCCGCGACCCCGGGCTGGTTCGCCGACCCGCCGGCCGACGCCGACCCGCGCGAGATGCAGGCCATCGACTCCACGCTGACCCGGGTGATGATGGCCAGCTCGGACCGGCGGGTGCTCGACTTCGTCGACCGGGCCGCGGCCGAGCCGGAGTGGCGCGAGGCGGCCCTGTTGTCCAACAGCACGATCGTCGCCACGGTGGAGGAGCTCGCGGACGTCTCGCAGGCGCTGCTCGGGGTCCTCGGCCCGTACTTCGTCTCGGCCCGCAGCGACCCGGCCGACCGGCCCGAGGGTGCCCGCGACGTGCACGTGTCCATCAGGATGGCCCCACGGCCGCCAGACCCCGGGGTGA